The following is a genomic window from Bacteroidota bacterium.
TATTCGTATTCCTGCACCATAGCTGCGGTAATACTATTTCTCATGCCGGTACGTTTCCTCCTTTTTCTTGCTGTACTGTTTGCGTCCTGCGGCGTTCAGTCCACAGCTGATTTGCTGTTAACGAAACCATGCGGAAGCGATTATACCATTGACTATAATTCCACATACGGACTTCGCTTCATTCAGGATTCGATTGAAAGTACAGGGCCTGCCCGGCAATGCAGCGGCTCCGACTATCTGGCTCCTCACCAGCGAAGCAATTCATTCAGTATATACAGGCAATGCCGTGCCACCACACGCCATTCGAGCGGAAGATGCGGCAAACACAGGTAGTGATTCCGGTACTGCAACGCTGTACGATTGAGTATTTACAACTACCGCTTCTCTTCGTATCTTGCCTTACATGCAATCACACGCCGACGTACTACAACATATTTCACGCTACATTACACTTGAGCGTGCCGAGGCCGGATGCTTCAGCGCCATGCTCAAACCCCGCAGCCTGAAAGCAAAGGAAATTTTACTCGACGAAGGCGAAGTTTGCCGGTACTCGGCATTTGTTACACGCGGCTGCCTGCGTGGTTTTACCATTGACCAGAACGGCTATGAGCATGTGCTTCAGTTTGCACCGCCAAACTGGTGGATTGCCGACATGTACAGCCTTATTTCCCAGAAACCCGGTTCGCTCATTATCGAAGCATTGGAAGATTCGGAAATACTGTTGCTTTCAAAAACAGATCAGGAAGCACTTTACCGCGAGGTGCCGAAGTTTGAGCGTTTTTTCCGCATCATTACCGAAAACTCTTTGGTTACAAACCGGCAACGTGTGCTTGATAACCTGAGTCTGACTGCAGTACAGCGGTACGAGGCATTTTGTGTTCGCTATCCTACACTTATCGACTCGCTTCCACAAAAACAGATTGCGGCCTACATTGGCGTTACCCCCGAATTTTTCAGCAAAATGAAAGCCGGACTTAAGCTCAGGAGCTGAAGTATTGCCGGGTTTTCATTCGTACTTAATCTAGATTATTGGTGCGGCCATTCCTCCTGCTCTACTTTTGTGGTGTAAATCAGAAAGGAGTATTTCCATGGATCGAAAGGATTTTCTGAAAAAGGGCCTTACCGGCACACTGGCCGTTGCGGCCACCGCAGTTACTGCCAAAGTAGTGGCACAAACCAGTAATGCACCTTCTGAAAAAGAAGAAGCCGTTGGTTTTAATCATTTACCCAATACACAATCTGCAATTATGGAAAACATGGTGCTTCACAAAGCCAATACACGCGGCCACGCCAACCATGGCTGGCTCGATTCGTTTCATACATTCAGTTTCTCCAATTACCACAATCCCGAACGTATGCACTTTGGCGTGCTGCGCGTGCTTAACGACGACCATGTGGCTCCGGGAATGGGCTTTGGCACACATCCGCACAACAACATGGAAATTATTTCCATTCCGCTCGAAGGCGATCTTGAACACAAAGACAGCATGGGCACCACGGCGGTAATTAAACACGGCGATATTCAGGTAATGAGCGCCGGAAGCGGCATTGCACACAGTGAATACAACAAGAACAGCGACAAGCCGGTGAAGTTTCTGCAAATCTGGGTGTATCCGAAAACCAAAAATGTAGAGCCGCGCTACGAC
Proteins encoded in this region:
- a CDS encoding Crp/Fnr family transcriptional regulator, which produces MQSHADVLQHISRYITLERAEAGCFSAMLKPRSLKAKEILLDEGEVCRYSAFVTRGCLRGFTIDQNGYEHVLQFAPPNWWIADMYSLISQKPGSLIIEALEDSEILLLSKTDQEALYREVPKFERFFRIITENSLVTNRQRVLDNLSLTAVQRYEAFCVRYPTLIDSLPQKQIAAYIGVTPEFFSKMKAGLKLRS
- a CDS encoding pirin family protein, whose amino-acid sequence is MDRKDFLKKGLTGTLAVAATAVTAKVVAQTSNAPSEKEEAVGFNHLPNTQSAIMENMVLHKANTRGHANHGWLDSFHTFSFSNYHNPERMHFGVLRVLNDDHVAPGMGFGTHPHNNMEIISIPLEGDLEHKDSMGTTAVIKHGDIQVMSAGSGIAHSEYNKNSDKPVKFLQIWVYPKTKNVEPRYDQITLNLADRKNKLQQILSPKPDDEGVWIHQDAWFHLTDMDAGTALEYTLKKPGNGVYVFVLKGDVSVGGQALNTRDGLGVWDINTLKLKATTGTELLLMEVPMN